From Rubripirellula reticaptiva, the proteins below share one genomic window:
- a CDS encoding transposase family protein: MQLDHEAEEIRVRVEHPRGAKFRCPKCDCDCPVHDHAAERRWRHLDSCQFKTLLIAAPPRVKCPTHGVKNASLPWAEKVTLPNRFKLACW, from the coding sequence GTGCAGCTCGATCACGAAGCCGAAGAGATCCGCGTACGCGTCGAGCATCCTCGTGGAGCCAAGTTCCGCTGCCCCAAATGCGATTGCGACTGCCCCGTCCACGATCACGCTGCCGAGCGTCGTTGGAGACATCTGGATTCTTGCCAATTCAAGACCTTGCTGATCGCCGCGCCACCGCGGGTCAAATGTCCCACGCACGGCGTCAAGAACGCGTCACTTCCCTGGGCCGAGAAGGTAACCTTACCGAACCGGTTCAAGCTCGCGTGCTGGTGA
- a CDS encoding DUF2997 domain-containing protein: MKTVTVIVSPEGASRVETNGFTGDQCRQASAFLEEALGLKENEQLKADFYKTEVRDQQQARQSS; encoded by the coding sequence TTGAAAACCGTCACCGTGATCGTCTCGCCCGAAGGTGCATCCCGAGTCGAGACGAATGGCTTTACCGGTGATCAGTGCCGGCAAGCCAGTGCGTTTCTCGAAGAGGCATTGGGTCTCAAAGAGAACGAACAGCTCAAAGCGGACTTCTACAAAACCGAAGTCCGCGATCAACAACAAGCCCGGCAGTCGTCTTAG
- a CDS encoding AAA family ATPase: MKLSQRMNELIRACFAGIWIESHEHLDALAELSAMCQEEDWRLAVWDIDQGLRQPSGTAIDVEVADPLAAVRAVSAMASADTPSLLVLPNFHRFIGSAEIVQAISRAVNEGKQHRTFVVILSPLVQLPVELEKLFIVVEHPLPDRDQLTQIATGIATEAGEMPVDRELEDVLDAAAGLSRYEAEGAFSLALVRDGRITPDSIWELKTQAVKKSGLLSLHRGGQNFDSLGGLGALKSFTRRALIHRGRSTTQPRPRGVMLLSPPGCGKSEFCKCVGNEVGRPVLTLDVGSLMGSLVGQSEERTRQALSIVDAMAPCVLMIDEVEKAFAGASGGGNDSGVSSRMFGTFLSWLNDHESDVFVVCTANDVAKLPPEFARAERFDGVFFVDLPGRTQKDEIWQLYVQRFGLDSSEPKPADDQWTGAEIKSCCRLAALLDVSLVRAAENVVPVAVTSAESVNHLRQWADGRCLSAETSGVYHALAKPKRRRAVSTKPSVN; the protein is encoded by the coding sequence ATGAAACTATCACAGCGAATGAACGAACTGATCCGGGCCTGCTTCGCCGGCATTTGGATCGAGTCCCATGAACATCTCGACGCGCTCGCCGAGCTTTCGGCGATGTGCCAAGAGGAAGACTGGCGACTGGCCGTTTGGGACATCGACCAAGGCCTGCGTCAGCCAAGCGGTACGGCGATCGATGTTGAGGTCGCCGATCCGTTGGCGGCGGTCCGTGCGGTGTCGGCCATGGCATCGGCCGACACGCCATCACTACTGGTGTTGCCCAACTTCCATCGCTTCATCGGTTCGGCCGAGATCGTGCAAGCGATCAGCCGGGCGGTGAACGAAGGGAAACAGCATCGCACGTTTGTGGTGATCCTCAGTCCGCTGGTTCAGTTGCCGGTGGAGCTCGAGAAACTGTTCATCGTGGTCGAGCATCCGCTTCCCGATCGAGACCAGCTGACACAGATCGCGACCGGCATCGCCACCGAAGCGGGTGAGATGCCAGTGGACAGGGAACTCGAGGACGTGCTGGATGCCGCGGCGGGACTGTCCCGTTACGAGGCCGAAGGCGCGTTCAGCTTGGCGCTGGTTCGTGATGGCCGGATCACGCCGGACTCGATTTGGGAACTGAAGACGCAAGCGGTGAAGAAGTCGGGACTACTGAGTTTGCACCGTGGCGGTCAGAACTTTGACAGTCTCGGTGGACTCGGTGCGTTGAAGTCTTTCACTCGTCGAGCGCTGATTCACCGTGGCCGGTCGACAACGCAGCCTCGCCCCCGTGGCGTGATGCTGTTGTCGCCGCCCGGATGTGGCAAGAGTGAGTTCTGCAAGTGCGTGGGCAACGAGGTCGGTCGTCCGGTGCTGACACTCGATGTCGGTAGTCTGATGGGTTCGCTCGTCGGTCAATCCGAAGAACGAACTCGGCAAGCTCTGTCCATCGTCGATGCCATGGCACCCTGTGTCCTGATGATCGATGAAGTCGAGAAGGCGTTCGCGGGTGCCAGCGGCGGCGGCAACGACAGCGGCGTGTCGTCACGGATGTTCGGCACGTTCTTGTCGTGGCTGAACGATCACGAGTCCGACGTGTTCGTGGTCTGCACGGCCAATGACGTTGCCAAGCTGCCGCCGGAGTTCGCCAGAGCCGAAAGGTTCGACGGTGTGTTCTTCGTCGACTTGCCAGGCCGGACGCAGAAGGACGAGATCTGGCAGTTGTACGTCCAGCGTTTTGGCTTGGATTCGAGTGAGCCCAAACCAGCCGATGACCAGTGGACCGGCGCCGAGATCAAATCGTGTTGCCGATTGGCGGCGCTGCTGGATGTCTCGTTGGTGCGGGCGGCCGAGAACGTGGTGCCGGTGGCGGTGACGTCCGCCGAGTCGGTGAACCATCTTCGTCAGTGGGCAGACGGTCGCTGTCTCTCGGCAGAGACGTCGGGGGTCTACCACGCATTGGCGAAGCCGAAACGCCGGCGTGCGGTGTCGACCAAACCATCGGTCAACTGA
- a CDS encoding redox-sensing transcriptional repressor Rex translates to MPDRSTPSDDKPIDLPQPAVGRLSLYYRELHRLLESQQGGVNSQQLGKLVNVSPAVVRRDLSALGTIGRRGVGYDIARLIERIGDVLGSGMQWKVVLVGVGSLGDALLRYRGFERLGFQLSAAFDNAANRIGSTIAGVRVLDAALIESFLAAEPAELAILAVPAEFAADIADRLVGCKINGILNFAPTTLKLPPKVAVVNVDLASELQRLAFAIQTQK, encoded by the coding sequence GTGCCTGATCGATCAACGCCAAGTGATGATAAGCCGATCGACCTGCCGCAACCTGCGGTCGGTCGGCTAAGTCTGTATTACCGCGAATTGCACCGGCTGCTTGAAAGCCAGCAGGGCGGCGTCAACAGTCAACAGCTCGGCAAGTTGGTCAATGTTTCTCCGGCAGTCGTGCGTCGCGACCTCAGTGCGCTTGGCACGATCGGCCGGCGTGGTGTCGGCTACGACATTGCTCGGTTGATCGAACGGATCGGCGACGTGCTGGGGTCGGGAATGCAGTGGAAGGTGGTTCTGGTTGGCGTTGGGTCGCTAGGCGATGCGTTGCTGCGGTATCGCGGCTTCGAACGACTTGGGTTCCAACTTAGTGCCGCCTTTGACAACGCAGCCAATCGAATTGGTTCCACGATTGCGGGCGTCCGGGTGCTCGATGCCGCCTTGATCGAAAGCTTTTTGGCTGCCGAACCAGCCGAGCTGGCGATCCTAGCCGTTCCAGCCGAGTTTGCGGCCGACATCGCTGACCGGTTGGTGGGATGCAAAATCAACGGGATTTTGAACTTTGCCCCCACTACTTTAAAGTTGCCACCGAAGGTCGCCGTCGTCAACGTCGACCTGGCCAGCGAGTTGCAGCGGCTAGCATTCGCCATTCAGACGCAAAAATAG
- a CDS encoding excisionase family DNA-binding protein has product MADLLIRDTNRDELIRDTAEAVAKLLRSENASEAMPMLVDGDEMARLAGISRPTIDRAVRSGLIPSIMVGRARRFRPAAVITALESASRE; this is encoded by the coding sequence ATGGCTGACTTGTTGATCCGCGACACTAACCGCGATGAGCTCATTCGAGACACAGCCGAAGCGGTCGCTAAACTGCTACGGTCGGAAAACGCTTCCGAAGCCATGCCGATGCTGGTCGATGGCGATGAAATGGCGCGGCTGGCGGGCATCTCACGTCCTACGATTGATCGCGCGGTTCGATCTGGATTGATTCCCAGCATCATGGTCGGTCGAGCCCGCCGGTTTAGGCCCGCAGCGGTGATCACTGCATTGGAATCAGCGAGCCGGGAATGA
- a CDS encoding tyrosine-type recombinase/integrase: MVRGQPPIRLRVKDIDFDNGLIEIHGAKGNKSRLVPLPAELVEPLRRYVESRRSLHEHDLANGTASVWLPHARHRK; this comes from the coding sequence GTGGTCAGGGGCCAGCCCCCGATCCGATTGCGTGTGAAAGACATCGACTTTGACAATGGTTTGATTGAGATCCACGGGGCAAAGGGGAACAAGAGTCGTTTGGTTCCATTACCGGCCGAGCTTGTTGAACCGCTGCGGCGATACGTTGAGTCTCGGCGGTCGTTGCATGAACATGACTTGGCAAACGGTACGGCGTCAGTGTGGTTGCCGCATGCACGGCATCGCAAGTAA
- a CDS encoding family 16 glycoside hydrolase, producing the protein MKQATRFFTTTSASLAFLASLFVVNSAVRAEAPINQLTQSEQRSGWKLLFDGKTTDGWRNYKKDSISDGWQIIDGALVRAKRGGDIITKDKFDSFELSLEYKISKGGNSGVMFHVAETDGPPWHTGPEVQVQDNVDGHDPQKAGWLYQLHAPEAPNWSPDKSITDATRPAGQWNQLYIRIAKKDCEVCMNGVRYFRFDMTKADWKERIAKSKFASLPNFGTLGEGYLCLQDHGDEVAYRSIKLREIADDGSVPQPIDGSLNLTSNLAFPNLQWDQWEAVDDAGKIRDLRLMELTYAKDGSNRLYAASQYGAIWSFENRSDVAESKMVLDLRGKVKDWKSRGANEEGLLGLSMHPDFKSNGYFYVYYTHPTEKKSVLSRFTIPRDGSLAADPSSELVIMEIDQPYLNHNGGSMEFGPDGFLYIGMGDGGDRNDPHGNGQNLAVLLGKILRIDVDHPAAGKNYGVPADNPFVDKENAAGEIFAYGVRNPWRIAFDPKTGDLWAGDVGQELWEEILVVKKGGNYGWSTREGSHAFGNKAADDGASPAIEPVWEYDHQIGKSITGGRVCRSDRLPQINGKYLYADYVTGRVWALTRSAETGLATRNEQAIPDSVAVLSFGQDESGEVYILTNSSRGECIYRFDKAVAKTDVAKSE; encoded by the coding sequence ATGAAACAAGCTACACGCTTTTTCACGACAACTTCTGCTTCGCTCGCGTTCCTTGCGTCGTTGTTCGTTGTCAATTCTGCTGTCCGCGCCGAAGCGCCCATCAATCAGTTGACTCAGTCGGAGCAACGCAGTGGCTGGAAACTGCTTTTCGACGGCAAAACGACTGACGGGTGGCGGAACTATAAAAAAGACTCCATTTCCGACGGATGGCAGATCATCGACGGTGCTCTGGTCCGCGCTAAACGTGGCGGTGACATCATCACGAAAGATAAGTTCGATTCCTTTGAACTCTCGCTTGAATACAAAATCAGCAAGGGCGGCAATAGCGGCGTGATGTTCCACGTCGCTGAAACCGACGGTCCCCCTTGGCACACCGGTCCCGAAGTTCAGGTTCAAGACAACGTTGACGGGCATGACCCGCAAAAAGCCGGTTGGCTTTACCAACTTCATGCTCCCGAGGCACCGAATTGGTCGCCTGACAAATCGATTACCGATGCGACTCGTCCGGCCGGCCAATGGAACCAACTATACATTCGCATTGCCAAAAAAGACTGCGAAGTATGCATGAACGGAGTTCGCTACTTTCGGTTCGACATGACCAAGGCCGATTGGAAGGAACGAATCGCGAAGTCCAAGTTCGCGTCACTGCCGAATTTCGGAACGCTCGGTGAAGGTTATCTTTGCTTGCAAGATCACGGTGACGAAGTGGCCTACCGCAGCATCAAGCTGCGTGAAATTGCCGACGATGGCTCTGTTCCTCAACCGATTGACGGCAGTCTTAACCTGACCAGCAACTTGGCATTTCCAAATCTGCAGTGGGATCAGTGGGAAGCCGTCGATGATGCCGGCAAGATTCGGGATTTGCGTTTGATGGAATTAACCTACGCCAAAGACGGCAGCAATCGGCTCTACGCCGCGTCACAATATGGTGCGATCTGGTCGTTCGAAAACCGTTCCGATGTTGCTGAATCCAAAATGGTGCTGGACCTGCGCGGGAAAGTCAAAGACTGGAAAAGCCGGGGTGCCAACGAAGAAGGTCTGCTCGGTCTATCGATGCACCCGGATTTCAAGTCCAACGGTTACTTCTATGTCTATTACACGCACCCCACCGAAAAGAAGTCGGTGTTATCGCGTTTCACAATTCCACGCGACGGTTCGCTTGCAGCCGACCCAAGTTCCGAGCTTGTGATCATGGAAATTGACCAACCGTACTTGAATCACAACGGTGGCAGCATGGAATTCGGCCCCGATGGGTTCCTGTACATCGGTATGGGCGACGGCGGCGACCGCAATGACCCCCACGGAAACGGTCAGAACCTTGCGGTTCTGCTCGGGAAGATTCTGCGAATTGACGTCGACCATCCCGCCGCTGGCAAGAACTATGGCGTTCCGGCCGACAATCCGTTTGTCGACAAAGAAAACGCCGCTGGAGAAATTTTTGCCTACGGCGTGCGAAATCCTTGGCGAATTGCGTTTGACCCCAAGACCGGTGATCTGTGGGCAGGCGATGTCGGCCAGGAATTGTGGGAAGAGATCTTGGTCGTCAAGAAAGGCGGCAACTATGGCTGGAGCACTCGCGAAGGATCGCACGCGTTCGGCAACAAGGCTGCCGACGATGGGGCTTCGCCTGCGATTGAACCAGTGTGGGAGTACGACCACCAAATCGGCAAGTCGATCACTGGCGGACGAGTTTGTCGCAGCGATCGGTTGCCGCAGATCAATGGCAAGTACTTGTACGCCGACTATGTAACGGGCCGAGTTTGGGCGTTGACACGGTCTGCTGAAACAGGCCTCGCGACCCGCAACGAACAGGCCATCCCTGACAGCGTTGCCGTATTGTCGTTCGGGCAAGACGAATCGGGCGAGGTCTACATTTTGACCAACAGTTCTCGTGGCGAGTGCATTTATCGGTTTGACAAAGCAGTCGCCAAGACTGACGTTGCGAAGTCCGAATAG
- a CDS encoding metallophosphoesterase family protein encodes MHTADIHLDSPLRGLASDGPVDQIRGAVREALASLAGLAEREQVNFVLIAGDIYDGTWDTADTGMYFLKWLDRLQKSGIEVYAISGNHDAQSKMTNVFKLPANPSGRPVMLSSSQPETVVLDDIDVAIHGRGFSQQAEAENLVRQYPAAIAGKFNIGMLHTSLDGVGGAHHRYAPCSNSDLISLGYDYWALGHIHTRKHHHKPGEAPIVFPGNIQGRHVRESGPKGCEVVSVDHSGNVSMQFVRLDVFRWEICDVNVDGVESPDELLSRFAIQMQNVVAGGDGLPMAVRVIVSGISTAHDAWLSEPEKWSGQIRADAISVGGADVWIEKVKFNTRPLKQLTAEDVASGPIEEVLRLFDELAIDDEMATELDAALDDMRGKLPAELNRGTDAIAPKNDVAALRSLLSEIQPMLVHRLTTEAVGS; translated from the coding sequence ATTCACACCGCGGACATCCACCTGGACAGTCCGCTTCGGGGCCTCGCAAGCGACGGGCCCGTCGACCAAATTCGCGGCGCCGTGCGCGAGGCACTGGCAAGTTTGGCAGGCCTGGCCGAGCGTGAACAAGTCAACTTTGTTCTGATCGCCGGCGACATCTACGACGGAACGTGGGATACCGCCGACACGGGAATGTACTTTTTGAAGTGGCTGGATCGGCTACAAAAATCCGGCATCGAAGTCTATGCGATCAGCGGCAACCACGACGCGCAAAGCAAGATGACCAACGTCTTCAAATTGCCAGCCAACCCCAGCGGCCGACCGGTCATGTTGTCGTCAAGCCAACCTGAAACCGTCGTGCTAGACGATATCGACGTCGCGATCCACGGCCGCGGATTTTCCCAACAAGCAGAAGCCGAAAACTTAGTCCGCCAGTACCCGGCTGCGATCGCAGGCAAGTTCAACATCGGGATGCTGCACACATCGCTCGACGGCGTCGGCGGAGCCCACCACCGCTATGCACCTTGCAGCAACAGCGACCTGATCAGCCTAGGATACGACTACTGGGCACTTGGTCACATCCACACTCGAAAGCACCACCACAAACCTGGCGAAGCGCCGATCGTGTTCCCGGGAAACATCCAAGGACGACACGTTCGCGAATCTGGTCCCAAGGGCTGCGAAGTCGTCTCGGTCGACCATTCAGGCAACGTGTCCATGCAGTTCGTACGCCTTGACGTTTTTCGGTGGGAGATTTGCGACGTCAACGTCGATGGTGTGGAATCGCCCGACGAGTTGCTGTCGCGTTTTGCGATCCAGATGCAAAACGTCGTGGCTGGTGGCGATGGTCTGCCGATGGCCGTCCGCGTGATCGTGTCGGGAATTTCAACAGCACACGATGCTTGGCTTTCCGAACCCGAGAAATGGTCGGGGCAAATTCGCGCCGATGCGATCAGTGTCGGTGGCGCTGATGTGTGGATCGAAAAGGTCAAATTTAACACCCGGCCGCTGAAACAGTTGACTGCCGAAGATGTGGCCAGCGGACCGATCGAAGAAGTCCTTCGCCTGTTCGACGAACTTGCCATTGATGACGAGATGGCGACCGAATTGGACGCGGCACTGGATGACATGCGTGGAAAGCTGCCGGCGGAATTGAACCGCGGTACCGACGCCATCGCACCGAAAAACGATGTGGCGGCTTTACGGTCGTTGCTGTCTGAGATTCAACCGATGTTGGTGCATCGGTTGACGACCGAGGCGGTGGGATCGTGA
- a CDS encoding integron integrase, translated as MLSCSEPDLSGIVATLAKMGRLERNVELEAAPTAEELAKLRGNINRGEPPFIQTMRSEMRVLHYSAATEKAYVRWVKRFSGHVGSTQLDQFGEKDIGTFLTSLAVEGNVAASTQNQAQAGLFFFYQCVLGKQLGFVNAVRAKQSESIAVWYSREEIEHLLVHLVDVHRLMFLLMYGAGLRHKECRRLRVKDICFDEGHIVVRDGKGEKDRITFLPERAVDGLKRQIEVAARWHRIDSEEGYPQVYLPYALARKYPNACQELAWKWVFPSRQRARDKRSGKVWRHHIAEQQFANALKIAQRLAKIHKNGVPHSLRHSFATHLVEAGTDLPTVQKLMGHKDIETTMRYVHVSCELGRSIKSPMDTLKLDTD; from the coding sequence GTGCTTTCATGCTCCGAACCTGATCTGTCTGGCATTGTCGCGACATTGGCGAAGATGGGGCGACTGGAGCGGAACGTTGAATTGGAGGCAGCGCCTACGGCTGAGGAGTTGGCAAAGCTGCGGGGAAATATCAATCGCGGTGAACCGCCTTTCATCCAGACGATGCGTAGCGAGATGCGAGTTTTGCATTACTCGGCGGCTACGGAAAAGGCCTACGTACGCTGGGTGAAGCGGTTTTCCGGTCACGTCGGCTCGACCCAACTGGATCAGTTTGGCGAGAAGGACATTGGCACGTTTCTGACGTCGCTCGCCGTCGAGGGGAATGTTGCGGCGAGTACGCAAAATCAAGCACAGGCGGGTTTGTTCTTTTTCTACCAATGTGTGCTCGGCAAGCAGTTGGGTTTCGTCAACGCGGTTCGTGCCAAGCAAAGCGAGTCGATTGCCGTTTGGTATAGTCGCGAAGAAATCGAACACTTGCTGGTTCATCTGGTTGACGTGCATCGACTGATGTTTTTGTTGATGTATGGTGCTGGACTACGGCACAAGGAGTGTCGGCGACTGCGAGTCAAGGACATTTGCTTCGATGAGGGGCATATCGTGGTGCGAGACGGCAAAGGCGAGAAAGACCGGATTACTTTCTTGCCGGAGCGTGCGGTGGATGGACTGAAACGTCAGATCGAGGTGGCGGCCCGATGGCACCGTATCGACAGTGAGGAGGGGTATCCGCAGGTGTATCTACCGTATGCACTGGCGAGAAAGTACCCGAATGCGTGTCAGGAGTTGGCGTGGAAGTGGGTGTTCCCATCTCGACAGAGAGCTCGTGACAAGCGGAGTGGCAAGGTGTGGCGTCATCATATTGCTGAGCAGCAGTTCGCCAATGCGCTGAAGATAGCCCAGCGGCTTGCGAAGATTCACAAAAACGGAGTGCCACACAGTTTGCGACATAGTTTCGCGACGCATTTAGTGGAGGCAGGCACGGATCTCCCGACGGTACAGAAATTGATGGGCCACAAGGACATCGAGACCACCATGAGATATGTGCATGTGAGCTGCGAACTGGGTCGCAGCATCAAAAGCCCCATGGACACTTTGAAGCTGGATACTGATTGA